From Paenibacillus polymyxa, the proteins below share one genomic window:
- a CDS encoding glycoside hydrolase family 65 protein has product MVYNRLFDVDSWKLTTHTLHSTHMRLQESLTSIGNGYMGMRGNFEETYSGDRHQGTYISGIWFPDKTKVGWWKNGYPEYFGKVINAMNFIGIRLIVNQEEVDLFTAQISDFVQELDMKQGILRRACTVNDQVRITTERFLSITTRELCLIDYQVENISDQPLSIELVPYLDGNTKNEDTNYDEVFWLEEAREVQEQFISLSTTTIDNPFGIPRFTVNATMGIVTEGQDEQTTEESFLYAARHYQYNVSSGDRIQLQKIVAVTTSRDMEKDALIPQGERIAVEAVNKGYTSLKQEHIDAWARRWDKADVEIEGDTEAQQGIRFNIFQLFSTYYGEDARLNIGPKGFTGEKYGGATYWDTEAYAVPMYLALADPDVTRNLLLYRHQQLEGAKHNAAQQGLRGALYPMVTFTGVECHNEWEITFEEIHRNGAIAYAIYNYTNYTGDLTYLHEYGIDVLVEISRFWADRVHFSNSRQQYMIHGVTGPNEYENNVNNNWYTNTLAAWVLKYTLSVLPQISTEKAQRLAVTADELAHWQDIINNMYYPYDEERGVFVQHDTFMDKDLQPVSTLHPSNLPLNQKWSWDKILRSCFIKQADVLQGLYFFGDQFTLEEKARNFAFYEPMTVHESSLSPSIHAVLAAELKMEDKAVEMYKRTARLDLDNYNNDTEDGLHITSMTGSWLAIVQGFAGMRTYNETLSFSPFLPKDWNKYTFKINYRGRLLSILVQEGEVVITLLDGEPLTLELYGQPTHITSGQSLMANSAS; this is encoded by the coding sequence ATGGTTTACAACCGATTATTTGACGTAGATAGTTGGAAGCTGACAACACACACTCTACATAGCACACACATGCGATTACAGGAAAGCTTAACGTCCATAGGCAACGGTTATATGGGCATGCGCGGCAATTTTGAAGAAACTTATTCAGGGGATCGTCATCAAGGGACGTATATCTCCGGTATATGGTTCCCTGACAAAACAAAGGTAGGCTGGTGGAAGAACGGCTATCCTGAATATTTTGGCAAGGTCATCAATGCTATGAATTTCATCGGCATCCGTCTGATTGTAAACCAAGAGGAAGTGGACTTATTTACGGCACAGATCAGCGATTTTGTGCAGGAGCTGGACATGAAGCAGGGAATCCTGCGGCGCGCTTGTACTGTGAACGACCAGGTTCGTATCACTACAGAGCGTTTTCTGAGCATTACCACACGTGAATTATGCCTGATTGATTATCAGGTCGAAAATATAAGCGATCAGCCTTTAAGCATTGAGCTTGTTCCTTATTTGGACGGCAATACGAAAAATGAGGACACCAACTATGACGAGGTATTTTGGCTGGAAGAGGCCCGTGAGGTTCAAGAGCAATTCATCAGCCTGTCCACAACGACGATAGATAATCCCTTCGGTATTCCGCGCTTTACCGTAAACGCTACCATGGGTATTGTAACCGAGGGGCAAGATGAGCAGACGACGGAAGAAAGCTTTTTGTATGCTGCACGCCACTATCAGTACAACGTCTCATCAGGGGACCGTATCCAACTGCAAAAAATTGTAGCCGTCACCACTTCACGCGATATGGAAAAGGATGCATTGATTCCGCAAGGTGAACGCATCGCTGTAGAAGCTGTCAACAAAGGCTACACCTCTCTTAAGCAGGAGCATATCGACGCTTGGGCCAGACGCTGGGATAAGGCAGATGTCGAAATCGAGGGGGATACGGAGGCCCAACAGGGAATACGCTTTAACATTTTCCAGCTATTCTCTACGTACTACGGTGAAGATGCCCGTCTGAATATCGGACCGAAGGGCTTTACGGGTGAAAAATATGGCGGTGCCACCTATTGGGATACAGAAGCATATGCCGTACCTATGTACCTGGCGCTTGCAGACCCGGACGTAACGCGAAATCTGTTGCTGTACCGTCACCAACAACTGGAAGGTGCCAAGCATAACGCAGCCCAGCAAGGGCTTCGAGGGGCATTGTACCCTATGGTCACTTTTACAGGCGTGGAATGCCATAACGAATGGGAAATTACCTTCGAGGAAATTCATCGTAACGGTGCGATTGCCTATGCCATTTACAATTACACCAATTATACGGGTGACTTGACTTATCTGCATGAATACGGAATCGATGTACTGGTCGAAATTAGCCGCTTCTGGGCCGATCGGGTTCATTTTTCTAACAGTCGTCAGCAGTATATGATCCACGGGGTTACTGGGCCGAACGAATACGAGAATAACGTCAATAACAACTGGTATACCAATACATTGGCTGCGTGGGTTCTGAAATATACATTATCGGTCTTGCCTCAAATTTCGACTGAGAAAGCGCAGCGCCTGGCAGTTACAGCTGATGAGCTTGCACATTGGCAAGATATCATCAACAACATGTATTATCCGTATGATGAAGAGCGAGGCGTCTTCGTACAGCACGATACTTTTATGGATAAAGATTTGCAGCCTGTATCCACTTTGCATCCGAGCAATCTGCCACTTAATCAGAAATGGTCATGGGATAAAATCCTGCGTTCCTGCTTCATTAAGCAAGCAGATGTGCTGCAAGGGCTCTATTTCTTTGGAGACCAGTTCACGCTGGAGGAAAAAGCGCGCAATTTTGCATTTTACGAGCCAATGACCGTTCATGAATCCAGTCTGTCTCCTTCGATTCATGCCGTGCTGGCCGCTGAACTCAAAATGGAAGATAAGGCAGTCGAAATGTATAAACGGACAGCCCGTCTGGATCTGGATAACTATAATAATGACACCGAAGACGGACTTCATATCACCTCCATGACAGGAAGCTGGCTGGCGATTGTACAGGGATTTGCCGGGATGAGAACCTATAATGAAACACTCAGCTTTTCCCCTTTTCTGCCGAAGGACTGGAATAAATATACGTTTAAAATCAACTATCGCGGCCGCTTGCTAAGTATTCTCGTACAGGAGGGTGAAGTAGTCATTACCCTGCTGGACGGAGAACCGCTGACGCTGGAGCTGTATGGACAGCCAACACACATTACCAGTGGGCAATCGTTAATGGCGAACAGTGCTTCATAA
- a CDS encoding spore germination protein — protein MARSLEAKLDYLEKTLGHLPDVVFKKMNVGQTGIHVIMIYLSGIADTSIINEQIVKPLILTGVRESQSQVNPEKIKEELIQQTAFTIDMEEETDLETCVHEVLSGNTCLLIEGSNEVFFASTGKFPSRSVDEPSTETLVRGPREGFIEDLESNLAMVRRHIKDISFRIDKITIGRRSSRKLAILYISDIANPELVQEVKRRVETIDVDDASDTGVIEQWIEEHPWSPFPQIQASERSDKAITALMSGRVVIMLDGTPFVLIAPMTFWMLAQSPEDYYERFPLGTFFRMLRLMALFIATFLPSLYVALISFHPGLIPPELVISIVASREGIPFPVFVEALIMEGALEILREASLRLPKGIGQVIGIVGGLVIGQAAVEAAVVSAFLIIVVGLTAIASFASPQYSGSIGIRLLRFPIMMIAGVYGLYGVILAFICLGVHMVQIKSFGVPYMSPLAPVRLRDQQDTLVRVPFKYLRKRPMMLKTQDETHSNRKRK, from the coding sequence TTGGCAAGATCACTCGAGGCGAAATTAGATTATCTTGAAAAAACCCTGGGTCATCTTCCTGATGTCGTCTTCAAAAAAATGAATGTGGGCCAAACGGGAATCCATGTCATTATGATCTATCTCTCCGGTATTGCGGATACGAGCATCATTAACGAACAAATCGTCAAGCCACTCATTTTAACTGGAGTCCGTGAAAGCCAATCCCAAGTTAATCCCGAGAAAATAAAGGAGGAACTGATACAACAGACAGCATTTACGATCGATATGGAAGAAGAGACAGACCTTGAGACGTGTGTACACGAAGTGTTATCGGGAAATACCTGTCTGCTGATCGAAGGAAGCAATGAAGTCTTTTTTGCTTCTACAGGCAAATTTCCTTCGCGAAGTGTTGATGAACCCAGCACCGAAACTTTGGTTAGAGGACCAAGGGAAGGTTTTATTGAGGATTTGGAAAGTAACCTGGCAATGGTTAGAAGGCACATCAAAGATATTAGTTTCAGAATAGACAAAATAACCATAGGAAGGAGATCCTCCCGTAAATTAGCAATCTTGTACATATCGGATATCGCAAATCCGGAGCTAGTTCAGGAAGTGAAGCGAAGAGTCGAGACGATTGATGTGGATGATGCTTCTGATACCGGGGTTATTGAGCAATGGATCGAGGAACATCCATGGTCTCCGTTTCCCCAGATTCAAGCCTCTGAACGCTCGGATAAAGCGATAACGGCCTTAATGTCAGGGAGGGTTGTCATTATGCTAGATGGCACCCCTTTTGTCCTAATTGCTCCCATGACCTTCTGGATGCTGGCTCAATCGCCAGAAGATTATTATGAGCGTTTCCCCTTAGGGACATTTTTCCGTATGCTTCGTTTAATGGCTTTGTTCATTGCAACATTCCTGCCTTCGTTGTACGTTGCACTCATTTCTTTCCATCCTGGATTAATCCCGCCTGAGCTGGTCATATCTATCGTTGCCTCAAGGGAAGGGATTCCCTTTCCTGTTTTTGTGGAGGCTTTAATTATGGAAGGGGCATTGGAAATATTACGTGAGGCAAGTCTGCGGCTACCCAAAGGGATAGGACAGGTTATTGGGATTGTAGGCGGCCTGGTTATTGGACAAGCAGCTGTCGAGGCGGCGGTTGTAAGTGCTTTTCTAATTATTGTTGTTGGTCTTACTGCCATTGCGTCCTTTGCAAGCCCGCAGTACAGCGGCAGTATCGGAATCCGGCTTCTTCGTTTTCCCATTATGATGATCGCGGGGGTTTATGGGCTGTATGGAGTAATTTTAGCCTTTATTTGTTTAGGCGTACACATGGTCCAGATCAAAAGCTTTGGAGTTCCTTACATGTCACCCCTAGCCCCTGTTCGGCTAAGAGATCAACAAGACACCTTGGTACGGGTTCCTTTTAAATACCTCAGAAAGCGTCCTATGATGCTAAAAACACAGGACGAAACACATTCTAACCGGAAAAGGAAGTAA
- the pgmB gene encoding beta-phosphoglucomutase, whose product MKAVIFDLDGVITDTAEYHFQAWGSLAAALSIPFDREFNEQLKGISRTESLEKILVRGNLSDTLSEEGKQELAMQKNTEYQRLISALTPADVLPGIKALLKELREARIGIALASASKNAAFILDRLELAHYFDSVVDVTSIRNGKPDPEIFLAGAANLGVQPADCIGIEDAQAGIQAIKGAGMFAVGVGTPSQMQGADIVVATTAELSLSMLEEHFYEFKK is encoded by the coding sequence ATGAAAGCAGTTATTTTTGATCTGGACGGAGTCATTACAGATACGGCTGAATATCATTTTCAGGCATGGGGCAGCTTGGCGGCAGCGCTCAGCATCCCTTTTGATCGGGAATTTAATGAACAGTTAAAAGGAATCAGCCGTACGGAATCACTCGAAAAAATACTAGTGCGTGGTAACCTGTCCGATACGTTATCAGAAGAAGGCAAGCAAGAACTGGCCATGCAAAAAAACACCGAGTATCAGCGGCTTATCTCAGCTTTAACTCCCGCAGACGTTCTTCCCGGTATTAAAGCGCTTCTGAAGGAGCTTCGTGAAGCCCGAATCGGCATCGCGCTCGCCTCTGCGAGCAAAAATGCAGCATTTATACTGGATCGGCTGGAGCTAGCACACTATTTTGACAGTGTGGTGGATGTTACGTCCATTCGGAATGGCAAGCCTGACCCAGAAATTTTCCTCGCCGGAGCTGCGAATTTGGGCGTTCAGCCTGCCGATTGTATCGGCATAGAAGACGCACAGGCCGGCATTCAGGCGATCAAGGGCGCCGGGATGTTCGCAGTTGGTGTAGGAACGCCTTCGCAAATGCAAGGTGCGGATATCGTGGTAGCCACTACAGCCGAGCTTTCTTTGAGTATGCTGGAGGAACATTTTTACGAGTTCAAAAAATGA
- a CDS encoding SWIM zinc finger family protein — protein sequence MKPTYLMDDIQWQQLIQNVADHFNDVTIKRGFQYFKQGKVKEFAMPDADHIAAVVDGNELYEVDLHLSAFAASRCTCPVRTNCKHMIAVLLNYANEQERSVHALVNAHSAGFTRLTTQADTRTTPAFRSNPSPDHKEATRDALRKKASNLPDMPVSEWHDLFDQCIALNHVHTQNSQYVQSALASIYAVKPPLSPGMQQLYGLHAHLRVLEKLVPQAPMTGYPTHTFMGYYTQIAADELKEAIERDFERPLELTDEPLHEARMAETLAYLREKMLIESRNGTYFSDAYYQFWLYWVHPARQKSSIYAEELQHLHAAEEEHSATLARLPWMLARSWMYVYQAQNPKAWELLHEAEQAFPLKISSSQLLLFLHALRQGEDWIRLKDGLRHIGPLLHSHRDYHLQDYMHHWELVLQHLPEAEQDMWNTLVDMLPFAGGLYEEALLAHEKWRQWIDYQLSIRSEPLSFRVSVLQPIEKNAPELLLPFYHQAVERYVLEKNRSSYKAAVKLLKRLFKLYKKMKQETRWELFFMTFTSRHSRLRALQEELRKGKLLS from the coding sequence ATGAAACCAACCTATCTTATGGATGATATACAGTGGCAGCAGCTCATTCAAAACGTGGCTGACCATTTTAATGATGTGACGATCAAACGAGGTTTTCAGTACTTTAAGCAGGGAAAGGTCAAAGAATTCGCAATGCCTGATGCTGACCATATCGCGGCTGTCGTGGATGGGAATGAACTCTACGAAGTGGATCTCCACTTGAGTGCTTTTGCTGCTAGCAGATGTACATGCCCTGTTCGCACCAACTGCAAGCATATGATCGCCGTATTGCTGAATTACGCGAATGAACAGGAACGTTCCGTGCATGCATTAGTGAACGCTCATTCGGCAGGATTCACACGGCTGACTACACAAGCAGACACCCGTACCACACCTGCTTTCCGGTCGAACCCTTCGCCGGATCACAAGGAAGCAACAAGAGATGCTCTCCGTAAAAAAGCAAGCAACCTACCGGACATGCCCGTTTCCGAATGGCATGATCTGTTCGATCAGTGTATCGCCCTTAATCATGTGCACACTCAAAATTCCCAATATGTGCAAAGTGCTTTAGCTTCGATCTATGCTGTGAAGCCGCCGCTCTCACCCGGTATGCAGCAGCTATATGGACTGCATGCCCATCTGCGTGTACTGGAGAAGCTGGTACCTCAGGCCCCCATGACGGGTTACCCCACTCATACCTTTATGGGCTACTACACCCAAATCGCCGCAGATGAGCTGAAAGAGGCGATTGAACGTGATTTTGAGCGTCCTCTGGAGCTAACTGATGAACCGTTGCACGAAGCTCGTATGGCAGAAACTTTAGCTTATTTGCGCGAGAAAATGCTGATAGAGTCGCGGAACGGTACTTATTTTTCAGACGCGTACTATCAGTTTTGGCTGTACTGGGTGCATCCTGCAAGGCAGAAATCCAGCATATATGCGGAGGAATTGCAGCATTTACATGCAGCTGAAGAGGAGCATAGTGCTACGTTGGCACGGCTTCCGTGGATGCTGGCTCGGAGCTGGATGTATGTTTACCAAGCGCAGAATCCTAAAGCCTGGGAGCTGCTACATGAGGCAGAACAAGCTTTTCCACTAAAAATCTCCTCTAGCCAATTGCTATTGTTCTTACATGCGTTGCGACAGGGCGAAGATTGGATACGTCTCAAAGACGGCCTGCGACATATCGGTCCCCTGCTTCATAGTCATCGGGATTATCATTTACAGGATTATATGCATCATTGGGAGCTGGTTTTGCAGCATCTCCCAGAAGCAGAGCAGGACATGTGGAACACGCTGGTGGATATGCTTCCATTTGCGGGTGGGCTGTATGAAGAGGCCCTACTTGCTCATGAGAAATGGCGGCAATGGATCGACTATCAGCTAAGCATACGCAGTGAACCTTTGAGTTTTCGGGTGAGCGTGCTGCAACCCATCGAAAAGAACGCGCCTGAGTTACTGCTGCCCTTTTACCATCAAGCGGTAGAACGTTATGTGCTGGAAAAAAACAGATCTAGCTATAAAGCGGCAGTTAAACTGTTAAAGCGATTGTTCAAGCTGTACAAAAAAATGAAGCAAGAAACACGCTGGGAGCTGTTCTTCATGACCTTTACCAGCCGTCACAGCCGCCTGCGGGCGCTACAGGAGGAATTGCGGAAAGGGAAATTGTTATCATGA
- a CDS encoding Ger(x)C family spore germination protein, giving the protein MISYAFLFRRTLWVQKCFAAWIVCALLTGCWDSREIDNLSIIQGVAIDMDQQDMLELTYQHLIAQKSRKNMYSNVTTFNKDSIQSASREQAKQISRAPLYSFIRLILISDQAIQKRRIDQLLDTFTRSYKPSRKSLVMIIKGNAKEALNKIGKHQEIPSIDLEAMAKNSNLNSKIPYRITLGEISTHISQGANFIVQGIETNGGNHFSGAALISGKTKKFAYWLDEEDVIGINWMLGKTKGSIIRIESSKSNQSVVFEVEDVHTKLIPHLNGQDLSFTVRIKSDIKLNESTVNSEDFLKESFIQTAKQEAQDEIKHNVSQSLNTLQKEMRADVVGFGTKVKVNYPAYWDRVKENWQDTFSQIPINVKAEVQIERTGAYTKGEGE; this is encoded by the coding sequence ATGATTTCTTACGCCTTTCTGTTTCGTCGCACCCTCTGGGTGCAAAAATGCTTTGCCGCATGGATCGTGTGTGCTCTCCTCACCGGTTGTTGGGATAGCAGAGAGATCGATAACTTGAGTATTATTCAAGGTGTCGCCATTGATATGGATCAGCAGGATATGCTGGAACTTACCTACCAGCACTTAATCGCGCAGAAATCCAGAAAAAATATGTACAGCAACGTAACAACCTTTAACAAAGATTCCATCCAGTCTGCTTCCAGGGAACAGGCCAAGCAGATATCCCGTGCTCCTTTATATAGTTTTATTCGCCTGATTTTGATTAGTGACCAAGCTATACAAAAAAGAAGAATCGATCAGTTGTTAGATACGTTTACTCGCTCCTATAAACCAAGTCGAAAATCACTTGTTATGATCATAAAAGGCAATGCAAAAGAAGCGCTCAATAAGATCGGTAAACATCAAGAGATCCCTTCTATTGACCTTGAAGCAATGGCTAAAAACAGCAATTTAAACTCAAAAATACCTTATAGAATAACATTAGGGGAAATTTCTACGCATATCTCACAAGGAGCTAACTTCATCGTTCAAGGCATAGAAACCAATGGAGGCAACCACTTCTCTGGCGCAGCTCTGATCAGCGGCAAAACGAAGAAATTTGCTTATTGGCTGGACGAAGAGGATGTCATCGGAATCAACTGGATGCTGGGAAAAACGAAGGGCTCAATTATTAGAATTGAGAGCTCAAAGTCAAATCAATCCGTGGTGTTTGAAGTTGAGGATGTCCACACAAAACTTATTCCTCACCTCAACGGGCAGGACCTCTCATTCACAGTTCGAATTAAATCAGATATTAAACTAAACGAAAGCACGGTTAATTCTGAAGACTTCCTGAAGGAATCATTCATTCAAACCGCTAAACAAGAGGCACAGGATGAAATCAAACATAACGTATCCCAATCGCTAAACACACTCCAGAAAGAAATGAGAGCAGATGTGGTCGGTTTTGGCACAAAAGTAAAAGTGAACTATCCCGCTTACTGGGATCGGGTAAAGGAAAATTGGCAAGATACATTCAGTCAAATACCGATCAATGTTAAGGCTGAAGTACAGATCGAGCGAACTGGTGCTTATACAAAAGGAGAGGGTGAATAA
- a CDS encoding GerAB/ArcD/ProY family transporter, whose protein sequence is MKHEKISTIQALFTVTSTVYAVGIVSLPRTIAEKTQTPDVWQGLLLATLLGIVVIFIQVKLCHRFPGKTFYEFNPVIAGKFIGLLINIAFIVFCMMICSFVCRMMAEFLKGLALERTPISMILLPFLLLIGYLTWGGLHAMVRLIELFFPLTFIVFLLLIVLNVNHFNLDNLRPVFHKGWRPIFESLKVIPFSTMGFESILILTNVMTHPQKAWKAGWIGYSIAMGLYILMVTMVIGCMSVEEVSRLQWPVVSFAQQIEFPGAFLERFEILFIILWTIKIFMTASNYYFYIVTGISQLTQKWNRYICYLPLIILFCLSMYPQNFIEIGNFDKIIGYFGIVVCAAVPLVLLVISMVFHRTEKPNGKK, encoded by the coding sequence ATGAAACATGAAAAAATATCCACAATACAAGCCTTATTTACCGTCACTTCGACCGTGTATGCTGTGGGTATTGTCAGTTTACCAAGAACCATTGCAGAGAAGACGCAAACGCCCGACGTGTGGCAGGGACTTTTGCTGGCAACTCTGCTTGGAATCGTCGTCATTTTTATCCAGGTTAAATTGTGCCATAGATTTCCGGGGAAGACGTTCTATGAGTTCAATCCTGTGATTGCAGGTAAATTCATCGGCCTTCTGATCAATATCGCATTTATTGTATTTTGCATGATGATCTGCTCTTTTGTATGTAGAATGATGGCGGAATTCCTCAAGGGTCTTGCACTGGAGAGAACCCCGATAAGCATGATTCTCTTGCCATTTCTTCTGCTTATCGGGTATCTGACCTGGGGCGGTCTCCATGCAATGGTTCGATTGATTGAGCTTTTTTTCCCTTTAACCTTTATTGTTTTTTTATTGTTGATCGTTCTTAATGTCAACCATTTTAATCTTGATAATTTGCGCCCTGTTTTCCATAAAGGTTGGCGTCCGATCTTTGAATCACTTAAAGTTATACCTTTCTCTACAATGGGTTTTGAATCGATCCTTATCTTAACTAATGTGATGACCCACCCACAAAAAGCATGGAAGGCCGGGTGGATTGGCTACTCGATTGCAATGGGTTTGTATATTTTAATGGTAACGATGGTCATTGGCTGTATGTCAGTAGAAGAAGTTTCCCGATTGCAGTGGCCCGTCGTTTCTTTTGCACAGCAAATTGAATTCCCCGGTGCGTTCCTGGAACGATTTGAAATATTATTTATTATTTTGTGGACGATCAAAATCTTCATGACCGCCTCAAATTATTATTTCTATATTGTTACTGGAATCAGCCAGCTCACCCAAAAGTGGAACAGGTATATCTGTTATCTCCCGTTAATTATATTATTTTGCCTGAGCATGTATCCCCAAAATTTTATTGAAATAGGCAACTTCGATAAAATAATAGGTTACTTTGGAATAGTGGTATGCGCGGCAGTACCCTTGGTGCTTCTCGTCATCTCTATGGTCTTCCATCGAACAGAGAAGCCAAATGGGAAGAAGTAG